A region of the Gemmatimonadaceae bacterium genome:
GATAATCCACCGTTGGCAGGTCGCTCACCGGCAGCTGCCGGTAGGAGACGATCCCGAACACCAGAATCCCGATCATGAGCAACGTCGTCATGACGGGTCGCTTGATGAAGAGATTCGTTAGGCTCAATGGGTCCTCGAATTGGTGCTTGGTGCTGGTACCTGGTTGCTGGTTGTTGGTTGCCGATCGACTTCACCGACCACCAATCACCAACCACCAATCACCAACTTCATCCCTTCGCGCGCCGCCGGCCGCCGCGGCCGCCCACCTGTCCCGCCGCCGCGCCACCACCTGCCGAGTCGTTAGGCGAGCGAATGAGCACGCGGGCGCCCGGCGTCAGTCGCGACTGCCCGTCCGTCACGACGCGCGCGCCGTCGGTGAGTCCACTGGCGACGATCGCGATGCCGCCGGCCGTCCGCTCGATCGACACCGGCCGCTGCCTCGCCGTATCGCCGTCGACGACGTACACGTAGGTGCCGCGCTGACCCGTGACCACTGCCTGTGTCGGCACGACCAGCGCGTTCTGCTCGACGAACAGCCGTAGCGTCGTCGACGCAAATTGCCCCGCCCAGAGCGAGCCGTCGGTGTTCGCGAACGTCGCTTTGAGCGTCACCGTGCCAGTCGTCGTGTCGACGGCGTTGTCGATGAAGCTCAACGTACCCTGCGACGGTGCCGCCACAATCGGCCCCACGCTCGGCGGCGGATCGTCGCTCGCCCCACCCTGCAGCTTCGTCCCCGATCCACCGGCCGGCGTGAGCTGCGCCGGCGCATCGACCGGCGTCCCAGTTGACGAGTCAGCCGAGTTCGAGTTCGCCGCACCGCCAGGAATCGCGGTCACCGGAAGACCGCCACGTGCGCCATATTGCAGAATCAACGGGAGCTGAGCCGCTGGGACCGCAAACCGGACCATGATCGGCCGCACCTGATTGATCGTGACCAGCGCCGTCGCGCCGTTGGCGTGCACCAGATTCCCGACACGCACCAGGAGACTCCCCGTCTTGCCCGAGATCGGCGCCCGGACGGTGGCGTTCTCGAGGTTGAACCTGGCGTTCGCGACCGCCGCGCGGTCCGCACGCACCGTGGCATCGGACGCGGCTGACGTCGCCTCGAGCTGATCCCCCTCCTCCTTCGTGACGTAGCGTTGCTCGACCAACCGCGCGTACCGCGCGACCTCCTTCCTCGCGTTAGCCGCCGTGGCGCTATCGCGTGCCAAGGTCGCGAGTGCTTGTTCATACGCGTTCACGTACGGGCGCTCGTCGACCTGAAAAAGCGGCTGGCCGCGCGAAACCTCCTGCCCTTCGTTGAAAAAGACTTTAGTTATGATCCCATCGACCTGCGAAGCTACCGCTGCCGACTGAATCGGCGTCACGATGCCATTCGCGTCGAGGTTGTACGGGACGGGTGCGCGACGCGCCGAAGTGACGGCGACCGCAACCGCCGGTCGCTGAGGGCGATTCTGGGGCTTCGAGCAGGCCGACGCAGTGCATGCGGCCGCATATAGAATCGCGCGCGCGTCGCGCGCGTGAAAGCGCAAGTAAGTCATTGATTCACGAGAAGGTCACAAGTACCGGAAGTTCGTCCGGAGCGTGTGTGCGTATAACGCATTGCTCGCGGCCGCCGTTCGGAGCCCCGGACGTAAAGAATTCTTCACCCCTGTGTAGGATTACGAGCCGTCGACCCGAAGCGCTGGCGCCGTCGATGTGCGCGCTGTCACGGATCGTTCTTTTCGGAACGAATCCGCACAACGGTACCCCACGGGTCCGCTGCAAGCCAGTCGCCCCGATCACTTCGGACATTGCTTCGAGCGGCTGTTAGGCTCCGGGCCGCCGCGTCGGCGTCGGCCACACTCGGCACCAACACCTCCCATTCCAGCAACCGCGCATCCTCCGCCCCGGCCGGTGGCGCCCCAGCTGCCCACGTATTCGTACCGAGATGATGGTGATACCCACCAGCCGAAAGAAAGAGCGCGCCTGGATAATTCCACACTGTTTTGTCGAGTCCGAGTGCGCCATGATAAAACTCGGCTGCACTCTCCAGGTCGCCCACGTGGAGATGCACATGACCGATCACGGTACCGTGCGGCATGCCCTTCCACGCGGCGCCGTCCGCGCTCTCCGCTGCCGCGTGCAATACGCTCGCAACGTCGAGCGGAACCGTCGTCATCACCAGTTGCCCGTCGTGATTCTTCCACGCCGAGCGTGGCCGGTCAGCGTAGACCTCGATCCCGAGTCCGTCCGGATCGGTCAGATAGATGGCCTCGCTCACGAAATGATCGGACATACCGGCGTACGCGCCGAGTTCTTCCAGATGGGCGAGGAAGCGACCGAGCGACGGACGATCGGGGAGAAGGATCGCAAAGTGATACAGGCCGATGCGGCCTCTCCGCGGCACCGGCTTCGCCCCGCGTAATTCTTTGAGCTCGACGAGCGGCCGGTCGTCCCCGTGGGCACCGAGCACGACATGCCCATCGCTCTTCTCGATCACCCGCAAGCCGAGAACGCGCTCGTAGTAGGCGAGCGAGCGCGCGAGATCGCTCACCTGGAGCCGCACCCGGCCGAGGTGCGTCTCGTTAGGCAAACGATAACCTGGGGGATGGATGCCGTATTCGGCCATTCGCTTCGCTCAGGATGACCCGCTGGTCACACGCCGCGTCCC
Encoded here:
- a CDS encoding VOC family protein yields the protein MAEYGIHPPGYRLPNETHLGRVRLQVSDLARSLAYYERVLGLRVIEKSDGHVVLGAHGDDRPLVELKELRGAKPVPRRGRIGLYHFAILLPDRPSLGRFLAHLEELGAYAGMSDHFVSEAIYLTDPDGLGIEVYADRPRSAWKNHDGQLVMTTVPLDVASVLHAAAESADGAAWKGMPHGTVIGHVHLHVGDLESAAEFYHGALGLDKTVWNYPGALFLSAGGYHHHLGTNTWAAGAPPAGAEDARLLEWEVLVPSVADADAAARSLTAARSNVRSDRGDWLAADPWGTVVRIRSEKNDP
- a CDS encoding efflux RND transporter periplasmic adaptor subunit; this translates as MTYLRFHARDARAILYAAACTASACSKPQNRPQRPAVAVAVTSARRAPVPYNLDANGIVTPIQSAAVASQVDGIITKVFFNEGQEVSRGQPLFQVDERPYVNAYEQALATLARDSATAANARKEVARYARLVEQRYVTKEEGDQLEATSAASDATVRADRAAVANARFNLENATVRAPISGKTGSLLVRVGNLVHANGATALVTINQVRPIMVRFAVPAAQLPLILQYGARGGLPVTAIPGGAANSNSADSSTGTPVDAPAQLTPAGGSGTKLQGGASDDPPPSVGPIVAAPSQGTLSFIDNAVDTTTGTVTLKATFANTDGSLWAGQFASTTLRLFVEQNALVVPTQAVVTGQRGTYVYVVDGDTARQRPVSIERTAGGIAIVASGLTDGARVVTDGQSRLTPGARVLIRSPNDSAGGGAAAGQVGGRGGRRRAKG